The DNA sequence AGCCGATCTTCCAGGCCGAGATCTACTCGGGCTATCGCGCCGCCAGCGCCGCGCGGCAGGTACAGGAGGCGACGTTCGGCGTCGCCGAGCGAGAACTGGCCGCGCAGATCCGTGCGGGCTACCTGAACTACGGCAAGGCCCTGCGCTTGCACGAGCTTCGCGTCGCGACGCGCACGCTGCTCGAGGAACAGGTACGCGTGATGTCGCGCCTCGTCGAAGCCGGGCGCGCGACGCCTGATGCGCTGTCCCGCGCCCGCGCCGAACTCAGCGAGGCCCAACAGCGCGAGTCCGAGGCGCAGCAGTTGGTCGACGCCTCGCGCCAGAGCTTCAACCTCATTGTCGGCCGCCAGATCACCGAAGAGGTCGAAGTGATTCCCGCGGAGGCACTCGCGCTCGATGCGCTGCCGACCCTCGACGATGCGCTGCAGAGCGCCCTCGGTACCCGCGAGGAACTCCGTGCGCTGGATGCAGGCAAGCGCGCGGCCGATGCCCAGGCGTCGGTGGCACGGGGCAGCTACCTGCCAAACCTCGCCGTCGCGCTCGACTACGGCGTGCAGGGCAACGAATACCGGTTCCGCAGCGATGCGGACTTCGCCTTGGTCAGCGTCGTTGCGTCCTGGAACGTCTTCAACGGCAGCCGCGACGCCGCCCGCGTGCAGCAGGCCAAGCTCGACGCCGAGCGCATCTCGCTGCAGGGCCAGGACGCCCGCCGCGGCATCGAACTGCAAGTACGGCTCGCCTGGCAGGCCGCAGCGGTCGCCAAGCAGGCCATCGAGACGGCCGCCGCCCAGGAGTCCGCCGCCGACCGTACCTACCAGTTAGTGAATCGCCGCTACGAGGAAGGTCTCACGTCGCCGCTCGAACTCAGCGAAGCGCGCGTGCAGCGCACGGCGGCGCAGCTCAACGCGGTGTTCACGACCTACGACTACTACCTGCGCCGCGTCGAACTCGATCGCGCGGCTGCGCTCTATCCGAGGACCGCCCCGTGACCGCTCGCCTTTCGCTTCTCCTCGTCCTCATCGCGCTCACCGCGTGCGGAAGGGACGCCGAGCTCGGGTCCGAATCCGCGGCGCCCATCCCCGTGCGCGTCGTCCAGCCCCAGCCGCGCAGCGCGGAGCCAGACATCCAGCTCACCGGCATGCTTGGGGCCAAGGAAGAGATTCCGCTCGGCTTCAAGATCGGCGGCGTTGTCGCCAGCGTCGGCGTCGAGGCCGGTGACCGCGTCACCGAAGGCCAACTGCTCGCGGCGCTCTCGCCGGTGGAGATCGAGTCCTCGGTGTCTGCCGCGCGCGAAGGGCGCGACAAGGCGCGTCGCGATCTCGCGCGCGTCGAGCGCCTGCAGCGCGACAGCGTGACTACGCTGGCCCAACTCGAAGACGCGCGCACGGGACTCGAAGTCGCCGAGGCGCAACTGCGTGCGGCGGAATTCAACCGGCAGTACGCCGAGGTGCGCGCACCCGCGGCGGGCGTGATCCTGCGCAAGCAGCTTGAGCGCGGGCAGCTGGTGGCGCCGGGCGCCCCGGTGTTCCTGTTGCGCGCCGAGCGCACCGGGCTCGTGCTGCGCGCCGGAGCTGCAGATCGCGACGCCGTGCGGCTCTCCACCGGCATGCGCGCGCGCGTGGAGTTCGATGCGTACCCCGGCGTCGTCTTCGACGGCCGCATCGAGCAGGTGGGCGTCGCAGCGGCGCCGATGACGGGCACGTACGAAGTGGAGATCGCCGTCGAACCCGCCGGACGCCGGCTGGCCTCGGGGCTCATCGGCCGCGCGCGCGTGACGCCGCAGAGCGCGGCACCCGTCCTGACGCTTCCGGCGGAAGCGCTGCTCGAGGTCGAGGGACGCGAGGCCACGGTGTTTGTGCTCGATGCGGCGGAAAGCGCCGCGCAGCGCAAGCGCGTCACCGTGCTCTGGCTCGACGGGCCCTTCGCGGCCGTCAGCGGAGAGATTGCGGCTGACGCGCGCGTCGTGATCGCTGGCGCGAGCCGACTCGCCGACGGAACGCGGGTGCATGTCGTGACCGAGCGTACCCCGTGAGCATCGTCGGCTTCAGTGTCCGCAACCGGCAGTTCATGCTGGTGGCCTTCGTCGCGCTGCTCGCGACGGGCGCCTTCTCGATGCTCACCATCCCGCGCGCCGAGGACCCGACGTTCCCGATCCCGGTGTTCCCGGTCGTCGCGGTCTACCCGGGGGCGAGCCCGACGGACATCGAGCAGCTCGTGGTCGATCCCATCGAGGATCGCATCCGCGCCCTCGAAGACCTCAAGGACGTCAAGACGAGCATCGAAGACGGTCTCGCGGTCATCGTCCCGGAGTTCGACGTCTCGGTGGATGCCGACCGCAAGTACGATGAGATCCTGCGCGAGGTGAACGCCCTGCGCGGCGACCTGCCCAGTGACCTCGCCGTTCTCGAAGTGCAGCGCATCAACGCCGCCGACGTGAACATCGCGCAGTTCGCGCTGGTCTCCGTGACCGCGCCGTACCACGAGCTGGATAAAGCCGCTCGCGCCCTGCGCGACGACCTCGCCCGGCTGCCGGGTGTGAAGAAAGCTGAGACCTGGGGCTACCCGCGGCGCGAGGTGCGCGTCGCGCTGGACGTCGGTCGGCTCGCCGAGCTGGGCATCCCGCTCACCCGCGTGCTCCAGGCGGTCGGCGGGGAGAGCCTCAACATCCCCGGTGGCTCGGTGGACGCCGGCAACCGTCGCTTCAACGTGAAGACCAGTGGCGGCTACCGCTCGCTGGAGCAGATTCGCGCCACGGTGATCGCCGGTGCGCCGGGTTCGACGCTGCGCCTCGGCGATGTCGCCGAGGTGGAATGGGACTACGAAACCGTGAAGTACACGGCGCGGTCGAACGGCAAGCGCGCGGTCTGGATCACGGTCGCCATGCAGGAGAACCAGAACATCATGGCCGTCCGCGACCGCGTGTGGGCAGCGGCGGATGCGTTCGAGGCGTCGCTGCCGGCGTCGATGACCTTCGAGCGCCCGTTCGACCAGTCGAAGAACGTCCAGGCGCGCCTGTCGCGGCTCACCGCCGACTTCATGATCGCCATCGCGCTGGTGGTGCTCACGCTGCTGCCGCTGGGTTTCCGCGCCTCGGCCATCGTGATGGTGTCCATCCCGCTCTCGCTGGCCATCGGCGTGACGCTGCTCAAGGTCTTCGGATTCAGCATCAACCAGCTGAGCATCGTCGGCTTCGTCATCGCGCTCGGCTTGCTGGTCGATGACTCGATCGTCGTCGTCGAGAACATCGCACGCTGGCTGCGCGAGGGCAGCAGCCGCGTCAGCGCCGCGATCAAGGGCACGAACCAGATCCTCGTCGCCGTCATCGGCACGACGGCGACCCTCGTGTTCGCCTTCCTCCCGGTGATGATGCTGCCGGGTACGGCGGGCAAGTTCATCCGTTCGCTGCCCGCGGCGGTCGTCCTGACGATTGCGGCATCGCTGCTGGTCTCGATCACGATCATCCCGTTCCTCGCGGCGATGTTCCTCAAGGAAGAGGGCGATGAGCACGGCAACGTGTTCATGCGGGCGCTGAATCGCGGCATCGACGCCACCTACGGCAGGGTGCTGCACCGGGCGCTGGCGCGACCCGTGCAGACGCTTGCCGTCGCGGCTGTGCTGTTCGCCGGTACGCTGGCGCTGATTCCCTCCATTGGCTTCTCGCTGTTCCCGAAGGCCGGGACGCCGCAGTTCCTCGTCACCGTCAACGCGCCGGAGGGGTCTTCGCTCACCGTCGTCGACTCGGCCGTCGCATTCGCCGAGCGCGCGTTGGTCAAGCGCGAGTCAGTGCGCCAGGTGTACGCCAACATCGGGCGCGGCAATCCCAATATCTACTACAACATCCAATCGCTGGCCGAGCGCTCGACGCGCGGCGAGCTGTTCGTGCTGACGCGGGAGTACGATCCTGCGTCCACGCCGGCGCTGCTGGACTCACTCCGCGTGGAGTTTGACGCCTACCCGGACGCGCGCATCCAGGTCACCGAGTTCGAGAACGGTCCGCCGATCGATGCGCCCGTTGCCATGCGCATCACGGGTGACGATCTGGATTCGTTGCGCGCGATCGCGGCGCGCGTGGAGCGCGTGCTGGACGCCACCGAGGGTACGCGCGACGTACTGAACCCCCTCCGTGTCTCGCGCACCGACCTGCGGCTCCGCGCCGACCGCGCGAAGGCGGGCCTGTACGGCGTACCGACGGCCGAGGTGGACCGCGCCGTGCGACTCGGCCTCGAGGGCCTTGTCGCGGGGCGCGTCCGGGACCGTGACGGCGAGGAGTATGATGTGACGCTCCGCCTGCCTGGTCCGGCGCGAAAGGGCCCGGAGGTCCTCGATCGGCTCTACGCCGGCTCGGTCACCGGCGCGCAGGTGCCGGTGCGCCAACTCGCGTCACTCGAGTTCGAGACCTCGCCGCCGGTCATCCAACACTACGACGGCGAGCGCGCCGTGACGGTGACGTCGCAGGTGCGCACCGGCTACAACACCGACCGCGTCACGCGTGCCGTGCTCTCGGTGGTGGACACGCTCAGCCTGCCCGAGGGCTACGCCATCACGGCCGCGGGCGAGATCGAGAGCCGGCAGGAGAGCTTCGGCGGACTCGGGGCCGCGATCCTCATCGCGACCTTCGGCATCCTCGCGATCCTCATCCTCGAGTTCAAGACCTTCCGCGGTATGCTCATCGTGAGCTCCGTGATTCCGCTCGGCGTGATCGGCGGTCTCGTCGGTCTCTGGGTGACAGGCTACACGCTGAGCTTCAGCTCGGTGATCGGCTTCGTTGCCTTGATCGGCATCGAGATCAAGAGTTCGATCCTGCTAGTGGACTTCACGAACCAGCTGCGCGCCGAAGGTGTGGGACTCGACGACGCCATCGAGCGGGCCGGCAAGATCCGCTTCGTACCCATCGTGCTCACGTCGATGACGGCCATCGGCGGCCTCATTCCGCTGGCCATCCAGGGCAGCTCGCTGTACTCGCCGCTGGCCATCGTGATCATCGGCGGCCTGGTGAGCTCGACGCTGCTCTCCCGCCTGGTGACGCCGGTGCTCTACAAGCTGCTGCCGCCCACGCAGGAGGAAGTCACGCAGACCGGCGAGTTCGCGGTGGTGGCGGGCTAAGTGTCGGTTCTAAGGACGTTGTTCACGCTGCATGAGGAAGTGGAGCAGCGGCGGGACGCGGCCGAGCGACCGGTGCGGCCGTTCGACGTTGTAGCAATCTAGGAAGTCGGGCAGCGCCGCGTTGCGGTGCGCCGAGGTCCGGTATGGCTTCTTGTAGGCCCAGCGGCGGAGCGCGGTCTGGATGAAGCGCTCCGCCTTGCCGTTCGTCTGCGGGCGGTAGGGCTTGGTGCGCAGGTGCCGGATCCCGTGCGCGGCCAGCGCGGCCTGCACCGCGTGGCTCGTGTACGCCTTGGCGTTGTCGGTCATCACACCGGTGACGGCGATGCCCAGCTGCGCAAACCAGCGGCGCGCCGCCTCGAGGAAGCGGGTGCACGCCGCCGCGTCCTGTGTCGGCAGCAGCGCCGCGTACGCGAGCCGCGTCGCGTCGTCGACCGCGACGTGGAGATGGTCCTGCCCGAGCCCCCGACGGCGGCCGACCTTCGAGCGGTTGCCGTGCGCGCGATGGCCCGCCGTGACGAAGCGATCGAGGGCCTTCGTGTCGACATGCACGAGCTCGCCGGGCGTCTCGCGCTGGCAGCGCGGCCCGCCCGTCGCCCCCGGGCCCTTCAGCCGGCCCTGGCCCGCGCGCGTGAGGACCCGGCCCACGGTCGAGACCGCGAGCCCGAGCCGCTCCGCGATCTCCGGCCCGGTGAGCCGCGTCGCGCGCAGGCGGAGAATCCGCTCGATGAGCGCCGGCCGCGTGGCGGTCGGCGAGCGATGCGGGCGCGAGGAGCGGTCGGCCAGCGCCGCCCAGCCCCCGGCCGCGAAGCGGCGCAGCCACTTGTAAGCCGTGCTCGGGCTGATGTGGAGGGCCGCGGCGACGGCGCGCACCGGCTCGCCGTCGAGGACCACCCGGCGGACGAGCTCGGCTCGCCCCCAGGCGGTCAATCGCGCATTGTTGTGGATGTTCACTGAGGCCTCTGGCTGAAGGTTGGGTGGCTCGCACCTCCAGCTTCCTCAGTTATGCCTCAGTGAACAACCTCTTTAGAACCGACAGCTAAGCGGGGTCGGGCACCCAGCTGGCGCTGACGGCGCGCACGAAGCTGCCGCCGATCACGAGGCGGATGGTGTCGTCGGAGTGCCGCCGACGCACCATCGTCTCGACCACGTCGAAGATCCGCTTGGGATGCTTCATGCCGTCCACGTGCACGCCGCCGTCCTCGGCGTAGTGCGGCTTGTAGCGATCGAAGTTCACTTGGTTCGCGATCTCCGGCGTGGCGCCGGCCCTCGGAATCGGCATGCCAAGGCCTGCCATGTCGAGGTCCGAGCCGATGCCTACGTGCTCGGCGCCCACGAGCTTGATGACGTAGTCGATGTGATCCACGAAATGCTCGACCGTCACCGGTCCCTCGGGCTTGATCATGAAGCGAATGGCGGCGATGCCCATGACGCCGCCGTTGCGGGCGAGCGCGCGAATCGCGTCATCAGACTTGCAGCGCGCGTAGCCGGGCATGAGGCCCCGCGCAGCCGCGTGCGTGAACACCACGGGCTTCTTGGCGGCGGCGATGGCGTCCATCGTCGTCTTGTCGGCACAATGCGAGAGGTCCACCGTCATGCCCACGCGCTGCATCGCGGCCACGATCTCGTGCCCGAAGATGCTCAAGCCCCCGTCGTTGTGCTCGAGGAACCCCGCGCCGATGCGATTCTGGACGTTGTAGGTCAGCTGTGAGAGCCGCTGACCGAGCCGATGGAACGTCGTGACGTCGCCGACGGCGCGGAAATGGTCCGAGTTCTGCGTGGTGATCATGATGCCGACGCGGCCATCGCCGCGCGCGCTGGCGAGGTCCGCAGCGTCATCCACGCGGATGAACCATTCCGGGTGCGAGGCAACGAATCCGTTCCACTGCGCCATGAACTGCAGCATGGCTTCGTAGCTTGGACCGCCGCGTCCCAACGCGAGGGTCTTTACGCCGGAGCCGCGGAACGCGGCGAAGTCCTCGGCGGTGAACGTGCCCGGATCCTGCAGCCAGCGGTCGGCTCTGGGCGTACCCTGCTCGCGCATATCGGCAAAGGCGAACTGGCAGAGCATGTCGACGACGGGCGATTCCTGCATCAGCCGGATCGTGCGCGCGGAGTATTCGTCGCCGAGCGGGCCGAGAGCGTAGCGGCGCGTGAGGATGGCCGGCGCGGCGAAGGCGTTGCGCGGCAGGAGGCTCGCGGCCGACGCGCCGGCGAGGAGGCGAAGGAGGGAGCGACGTTGCATCGCGCGAATGTGCGCGTGGCGGTCATCGCTCACAAGGGGTAACGTAGACCATGCCGAAGCCACCTCGTTTTCTCGTGCGCGCGCCGGCGATGCTCCTTGGTGCGATGGTCGCAGCGAGCGCGCTAGGAGCACAGCGCACGACGGTGGTCGTCCGTGACGGCACGGGCGCATCGGTGTCCTTCGCGTACGTCGCGCCGGTCTCGGGTACGTCTGCGACGGCCGACTCCGCCGGTCGGGCGCTGGTC is a window from the Pseudogemmatithrix spongiicola genome containing:
- a CDS encoding efflux RND transporter permease subunit: MSIVGFSVRNRQFMLVAFVALLATGAFSMLTIPRAEDPTFPIPVFPVVAVYPGASPTDIEQLVVDPIEDRIRALEDLKDVKTSIEDGLAVIVPEFDVSVDADRKYDEILREVNALRGDLPSDLAVLEVQRINAADVNIAQFALVSVTAPYHELDKAARALRDDLARLPGVKKAETWGYPRREVRVALDVGRLAELGIPLTRVLQAVGGESLNIPGGSVDAGNRRFNVKTSGGYRSLEQIRATVIAGAPGSTLRLGDVAEVEWDYETVKYTARSNGKRAVWITVAMQENQNIMAVRDRVWAAADAFEASLPASMTFERPFDQSKNVQARLSRLTADFMIAIALVVLTLLPLGFRASAIVMVSIPLSLAIGVTLLKVFGFSINQLSIVGFVIALGLLVDDSIVVVENIARWLREGSSRVSAAIKGTNQILVAVIGTTATLVFAFLPVMMLPGTAGKFIRSLPAAVVLTIAASLLVSITIIPFLAAMFLKEEGDEHGNVFMRALNRGIDATYGRVLHRALARPVQTLAVAAVLFAGTLALIPSIGFSLFPKAGTPQFLVTVNAPEGSSLTVVDSAVAFAERALVKRESVRQVYANIGRGNPNIYYNIQSLAERSTRGELFVLTREYDPASTPALLDSLRVEFDAYPDARIQVTEFENGPPIDAPVAMRITGDDLDSLRAIAARVERVLDATEGTRDVLNPLRVSRTDLRLRADRAKAGLYGVPTAEVDRAVRLGLEGLVAGRVRDRDGEEYDVTLRLPGPARKGPEVLDRLYAGSVTGAQVPVRQLASLEFETSPPVIQHYDGERAVTVTSQVRTGYNTDRVTRAVLSVVDTLSLPEGYAITAAGEIESRQESFGGLGAAILIATFGILAILILEFKTFRGMLIVSSVIPLGVIGGLVGLWVTGYTLSFSSVIGFVALIGIEIKSSILLVDFTNQLRAEGVGLDDAIERAGKIRFVPIVLTSMTAIGGLIPLAIQGSSLYSPLAIVIIGGLVSSTLLSRLVTPVLYKLLPPTQEEVTQTGEFAVVAG
- a CDS encoding IS481 family transposase; the protein is MNIHNNARLTAWGRAELVRRVVLDGEPVRAVAAALHISPSTAYKWLRRFAAGGWAALADRSSRPHRSPTATRPALIERILRLRATRLTGPEIAERLGLAVSTVGRVLTRAGQGRLKGPGATGGPRCQRETPGELVHVDTKALDRFVTAGHRAHGNRSKVGRRRGLGQDHLHVAVDDATRLAYAALLPTQDAAACTRFLEAARRWFAQLGIAVTGVMTDNAKAYTSHAVQAALAAHGIRHLRTKPYRPQTNGKAERFIQTALRRWAYKKPYRTSAHRNAALPDFLDCYNVERPHRSLGRVPPLLHFLMQREQRP
- a CDS encoding dipeptidase; amino-acid sequence: MQRRSLLRLLAGASAASLLPRNAFAAPAILTRRYALGPLGDEYSARTIRLMQESPVVDMLCQFAFADMREQGTPRADRWLQDPGTFTAEDFAAFRGSGVKTLALGRGGPSYEAMLQFMAQWNGFVASHPEWFIRVDDAADLASARGDGRVGIMITTQNSDHFRAVGDVTTFHRLGQRLSQLTYNVQNRIGAGFLEHNDGGLSIFGHEIVAAMQRVGMTVDLSHCADKTTMDAIAAAKKPVVFTHAAARGLMPGYARCKSDDAIRALARNGGVMGIAAIRFMIKPEGPVTVEHFVDHIDYVIKLVGAEHVGIGSDLDMAGLGMPIPRAGATPEIANQVNFDRYKPHYAEDGGVHVDGMKHPKRIFDVVETMVRRRHSDDTIRLVIGGSFVRAVSASWVPDPA
- a CDS encoding efflux RND transporter periplasmic adaptor subunit produces the protein MTARLSLLLVLIALTACGRDAELGSESAAPIPVRVVQPQPRSAEPDIQLTGMLGAKEEIPLGFKIGGVVASVGVEAGDRVTEGQLLAALSPVEIESSVSAAREGRDKARRDLARVERLQRDSVTTLAQLEDARTGLEVAEAQLRAAEFNRQYAEVRAPAAGVILRKQLERGQLVAPGAPVFLLRAERTGLVLRAGAADRDAVRLSTGMRARVEFDAYPGVVFDGRIEQVGVAAAPMTGTYEVEIAVEPAGRRLASGLIGRARVTPQSAAPVLTLPAEALLEVEGREATVFVLDAAESAAQRKRVTVLWLDGPFAAVSGEIAADARVVIAGASRLADGTRVHVVTERTP
- a CDS encoding TolC family protein, yielding MPGRLATLVLAADLLAGLALVALALAAVALLPPALQAQTALDGYVRDGLRQNLGIRQQALQVQRADAALREARGNFLPTATINARYTNVSGQVVNLGELINPAFAALNQLIGAPQFPTDIDLRLPLKQETAVRVAQPIFQAEIYSGYRAASAARQVQEATFGVAERELAAQIRAGYLNYGKALRLHELRVATRTLLEEQVRVMSRLVEAGRATPDALSRARAELSEAQQRESEAQQLVDASRQSFNLIVGRQITEEVEVIPAEALALDALPTLDDALQSALGTREELRALDAGKRAADAQASVARGSYLPNLAVALDYGVQGNEYRFRSDADFALVSVVASWNVFNGSRDAARVQQAKLDAERISLQGQDARRGIELQVRLAWQAAAVAKQAIETAAAQESAADRTYQLVNRRYEEGLTSPLELSEARVQRTAAQLNAVFTTYDYYLRRVELDRAAALYPRTAP